The following are encoded together in the Methylomonas methanica MC09 genome:
- a CDS encoding polysaccharide biosynthesis/export family protein, translating into MRTPDFLRGGGQRLAVALLFMITLCVLNSSFATGAGYRINQGDKLRIDVWQEENLHAEVMVSPDGTISFPLVGIVQAAGKTTDELQNVLREQLEQYIPGPEVNISLLTVEGNQVFVIGEVARPGPYVMTANLDVMQALSMAGGLTPFAAKNDIHVVRRAADGRVESMPFAYGDIEDGVNLDSNFLLKSGDTVIIP; encoded by the coding sequence GTGAGAACTCCTGATTTTTTACGGGGTGGCGGTCAGCGTTTGGCTGTTGCCCTCTTGTTCATGATTACGCTGTGCGTATTAAATTCATCCTTTGCAACTGGTGCAGGTTATCGCATCAACCAGGGGGACAAACTAAGGATCGATGTTTGGCAGGAGGAGAATCTGCATGCGGAGGTCATGGTGTCGCCGGACGGCACAATCTCCTTTCCGCTGGTGGGTATTGTACAAGCTGCCGGAAAAACCACAGATGAATTGCAAAACGTTTTGCGAGAGCAATTGGAGCAATACATACCGGGCCCAGAGGTCAATATCTCGCTCTTAACGGTGGAAGGAAATCAGGTTTTCGTCATAGGCGAGGTCGCTCGGCCGGGCCCCTATGTTATGACTGCAAATTTGGATGTCATGCAAGCTTTGAGCATGGCTGGCGGTTTGACGCCTTTTGCGGCAAAGAATGATATCCATGTTGTGCGTCGCGCGGCAGACGGCCGCGTAGAGTCAATGCCCTTTGCTTATGGCGATATAGAGGATGGCGTCAACTTGGATAGCAACTTTCTGCTGAAAAGCGGCGACACAGTGATTATCCCTTGA
- a CDS encoding Gfo/Idh/MocA family protein has translation MIKVAVIGLGKMGLSHHSIVNMHPDVELVAVCDSSRFVLDMLEKYAGVRTYTNLGKMLESEALDAVIIATPSKLHGPMVRQCLEHSVHVFCEKPFCLDTEEGGQLTALAEQNGLINQVGYHYRFVGAFQEVKRLLEIGAIGTVTHVKAEAYGPVVLRPSGASWRNQRSEGGGCLYDYAAHPINLLNWYFGMPSMVSGTVMNKIFSADSEDEIYATLRFGKGLSGQLSVNWSDESYRRMTTKITIAGTQGKIYADRQECQVYLRDGKKMPADYLPGWNVSYTTELTSDVWFYVRGEEYSAQLDYFVQRIKFRQSDNVNSFASALQTDRVMQMLIVDSEQKSRELLNPRVVTEQNPPSWWQRLARAS, from the coding sequence ATGATTAAAGTAGCCGTTATAGGGTTAGGCAAAATGGGCCTGTCCCATCACTCCATCGTCAACATGCACCCCGATGTCGAATTGGTCGCGGTCTGCGATAGCAGCCGTTTCGTGCTGGATATGCTGGAAAAGTATGCGGGGGTGCGTACCTACACTAACTTAGGCAAAATGCTGGAAAGTGAAGCGCTGGATGCGGTGATCATCGCTACACCTTCAAAACTGCACGGCCCAATGGTCCGGCAATGCCTGGAGCACAGCGTGCATGTGTTTTGCGAAAAGCCATTTTGCCTCGATACCGAAGAAGGTGGACAATTGACCGCTTTGGCAGAACAAAACGGTCTGATTAACCAGGTGGGTTACCACTATCGTTTCGTCGGCGCCTTTCAAGAGGTCAAGCGGCTGCTGGAGATCGGTGCCATCGGTACTGTCACACATGTTAAAGCCGAAGCGTACGGTCCGGTGGTACTGCGGCCGTCGGGGGCCAGTTGGCGTAACCAACGTAGCGAGGGCGGCGGTTGCTTGTACGATTACGCGGCGCACCCGATCAACCTTTTAAACTGGTACTTCGGCATGCCGTCTATGGTGTCTGGTACCGTCATGAATAAAATCTTTTCGGCCGACTCCGAAGATGAGATTTACGCCACATTGCGGTTTGGCAAGGGACTTAGTGGGCAATTGTCGGTTAACTGGAGCGACGAATCCTACCGACGGATGACCACAAAAATCACGATAGCCGGAACACAGGGCAAGATTTACGCGGATCGCCAGGAATGCCAGGTATATCTGCGAGACGGTAAGAAAATGCCTGCCGATTATTTGCCTGGCTGGAATGTAAGCTACACCACCGAACTGACATCAGACGTCTGGTTCTATGTCCGCGGCGAGGAGTATTCGGCTCAGCTGGATTACTTCGTGCAACGTATCAAATTCAGACAAAGCGACAATGTCAACTCGTTTGCAAGCGCACTGCAAACCGACCGGGTTATGCAGATGCTGATTGTCGATAGCGAGCAAAAATCTCGCGAATTGCTTAACCCCCGCGTGGTTACGGAACAAAACCCGCCTTCATGGTGGCAGCGCTTAGCTCGTGCTTCCTGA
- a CDS encoding phosphoketolase family protein has protein sequence MTNTPLSMQETEVLNAYWRACNYLAAGMIYLRDNPLLKEPLKPEHIKQRLLGHWGASPGLSFTYIHLNRLINRYDLNAIFLAGPGHGAPGVLAPVYLEGTYSEIYPNKSEDEEGLLNFFKEFSFPGGIGSHCTPETPGSIHEGGELGYSISHAFGAAYDNPDLLVAVVVGDGESETAPLATSWHSNKFLNPIRDGAVLPILHLNGYKINNPTLLSRISHEELESLFKGYGWQPFFVEGSDPMEMHGKMADAMEACVLEIRRIQQEARGSGKAVRPRWPMIVLRSPKGWTGPREVDGHKVEGFWRSHQVPLSGVRENPAHLAQLEAWLRGYRPEELFDANGSLLPELKALAPQGQRRMSANLHANGGRLRKALCMPDFRNYRIEVTKPGTTSAENTRPLGKFLRDIMQENMQNFRVFGPDENTSNKLDDIYQVSKKTWLADYLPEDADGGQLAVDGRVMEMLSEHTLEGWLEGYLLTGRHGFFSTYEAFVHVIDSMFNQHAKWLEMSKAVAWRAPISSLNLLITSTVWRQDHNGFTHQDPGFLDVVVNKSPAVTRIYLPPDVNTLLAISDHCLQSTDYINVIVCDKQKHLQFLDMDAAIKHCTKGIGIWEWASNDNGVEPDLVMACAGDIPTKEALAATVMLREHFPDLKVRFVNVVDLYKLTPAAEHPHGLSDNDFDSLFTLDKPILFNFHGYPWLIHRLAYRRNNHKNLHVRGYKEKGSINTPLELAIQNEIDRFSLVIDAIDRVPSLKVAGAHVKEKMRDMQIECRNYAYEYGADLPAADSWVWPY, from the coding sequence ATGACGAACACGCCTCTCTCCATGCAAGAAACCGAAGTCCTGAACGCCTACTGGCGCGCCTGCAATTATCTGGCCGCCGGCATGATTTATTTGCGGGACAATCCCTTACTAAAAGAGCCGCTAAAACCGGAGCATATCAAGCAACGCCTGCTGGGGCATTGGGGAGCCAGTCCGGGTCTGAGCTTTACCTATATCCATCTGAACCGCTTGATCAATCGATACGACCTGAATGCCATTTTTCTGGCCGGTCCCGGGCATGGCGCGCCGGGAGTTTTGGCACCGGTTTATCTGGAAGGGACTTACAGCGAGATTTATCCCAACAAAAGCGAAGACGAAGAAGGTTTGTTGAACTTCTTTAAAGAATTTTCCTTTCCGGGCGGCATCGGCAGCCATTGCACGCCGGAAACGCCGGGATCCATACATGAGGGAGGTGAGTTGGGCTACAGCATTTCCCATGCTTTCGGTGCCGCCTACGACAATCCTGACTTGTTGGTTGCCGTCGTTGTCGGTGACGGCGAATCCGAAACCGCGCCGCTGGCTACCTCCTGGCATTCCAATAAATTCCTCAACCCTATTCGCGATGGGGCGGTATTGCCGATCCTACATTTGAACGGCTACAAGATAAACAACCCCACGTTGCTGTCGCGCATCAGTCATGAAGAGTTGGAAAGCTTGTTCAAAGGTTACGGATGGCAGCCGTTTTTCGTGGAAGGCAGTGATCCCATGGAGATGCACGGCAAAATGGCCGATGCCATGGAGGCCTGTGTATTGGAGATTCGTCGGATACAGCAGGAGGCGCGCGGCAGCGGCAAGGCAGTGCGGCCGCGTTGGCCGATGATAGTGTTGCGTTCGCCCAAGGGTTGGACAGGCCCTAGGGAAGTCGACGGCCACAAAGTGGAAGGTTTTTGGCGCTCCCATCAAGTACCTCTGAGCGGTGTGCGGGAAAATCCCGCCCACCTGGCGCAATTGGAAGCCTGGCTGCGCGGTTACCGGCCGGAAGAATTATTCGACGCTAACGGTAGTCTGTTACCCGAACTAAAAGCCCTGGCTCCGCAGGGACAACGTCGAATGAGCGCCAATCTGCATGCCAACGGCGGGCGTTTGCGCAAAGCGCTGTGCATGCCGGACTTTCGGAATTACCGCATCGAAGTGACCAAACCCGGTACCACCAGCGCCGAAAATACTCGGCCGCTAGGCAAGTTTTTGCGCGATATCATGCAGGAAAACATGCAGAATTTTCGGGTATTCGGCCCGGATGAAAATACTTCCAATAAACTGGACGACATCTATCAAGTCAGTAAGAAAACCTGGCTGGCCGATTATTTGCCGGAGGATGCCGATGGTGGTCAATTGGCGGTCGACGGCAGGGTTATGGAAATGCTATCGGAACATACCTTGGAAGGCTGGCTGGAAGGCTATCTGCTCACCGGTCGACACGGTTTCTTTTCGACTTACGAAGCGTTTGTACATGTGATTGATTCGATGTTCAATCAGCATGCCAAATGGCTGGAAATGTCCAAGGCCGTAGCTTGGCGGGCGCCGATTTCGTCATTGAATTTATTGATTACCTCTACGGTTTGGCGGCAGGATCACAATGGCTTTACTCATCAGGATCCCGGCTTTCTGGATGTCGTGGTGAATAAAAGCCCGGCTGTGACGCGCATTTACCTGCCACCCGACGTCAATACCCTGTTGGCGATCAGCGACCATTGCCTGCAAAGCACCGATTACATCAACGTCATCGTCTGCGACAAACAAAAACACTTGCAGTTTCTGGACATGGACGCGGCGATCAAGCATTGCACCAAGGGTATAGGCATTTGGGAATGGGCCAGCAACGACAACGGCGTCGAGCCGGATTTGGTAATGGCCTGCGCCGGCGATATTCCCACCAAGGAAGCTTTGGCGGCAACGGTGATGTTGCGGGAGCATTTTCCGGATTTGAAAGTACGGTTCGTAAACGTCGTGGATTTGTACAAACTGACTCCTGCTGCCGAGCATCCGCACGGGTTGTCTGATAACGATTTCGATAGTCTGTTTACGCTGGACAAGCCGATTCTGTTCAATTTTCACGGCTATCCCTGGTTGATCCATCGTCTGGCATACCGGCGCAATAATCACAAAAACCTGCACGTGCGCGGCTACAAGGAAAAAGGCAGTATCAATACGCCGCTGGAATTGGCGATTCAAAACGAAATCGACCGGTTTAGTTTGGTGATCGACGCTATCGACCGGGTGCCGTCACTAAAGGTGGCGGGTGCGCATGTCAAAGAAAAAATGCGCGATATGCAGATCGAATGCCGTAATTACGCCTACGAATACGGCGCGGATCTGCCGGCGGCGGATAGCTGGGTTTGGCCATACTGA
- a CDS encoding CpsD/CapB family tyrosine-protein kinase, with translation MTTNQQPPAFSTIQYTRTRTVSVAPDVMRERRLVMGLKGDPHIGVFRLLRSNILMQLREKNWTSIAVVAATPECGKTFVTANLGIALAMEVNQTVLIVDADLGNPQIGWYFGLDVQKGLLDYLQTDVPVEELLVNPGFDRLVVLPGRHTTSKSSELISLPKMTALVDELKTRYQSRIVLFDLPPLLSSDDALLFMPHFDAALLVVEDGKTSPDEVRRSLALLEQTNLVGTVLNKARGAALPHYQRAVSS, from the coding sequence GTGACGACTAATCAACAACCGCCCGCTTTTTCAACCATACAGTACACGCGTACCCGCACCGTTTCGGTTGCTCCGGACGTGATGCGAGAACGGCGCCTAGTCATGGGCTTGAAGGGCGACCCCCACATTGGCGTGTTCCGCTTGCTCCGCTCCAACATTTTGATGCAGTTGCGGGAAAAAAACTGGACCAGCATCGCGGTTGTTGCCGCGACGCCGGAATGCGGGAAAACCTTTGTAACCGCCAATTTAGGTATTGCCTTGGCAATGGAGGTCAATCAAACCGTTTTGATAGTAGATGCGGACCTGGGTAATCCGCAAATAGGCTGGTATTTCGGTTTGGATGTGCAAAAAGGTTTACTCGACTATTTGCAAACCGACGTGCCGGTTGAGGAACTACTAGTCAACCCGGGTTTTGATCGGCTGGTGGTATTGCCCGGTCGACATACCACATCAAAATCCTCTGAGCTGATCTCATTGCCCAAAATGACTGCACTGGTGGACGAGTTAAAAACGCGCTACCAATCGCGCATCGTCCTGTTCGACTTACCGCCATTGCTGAGCTCGGACGATGCGCTGTTATTCATGCCCCACTTTGATGCAGCCTTATTGGTCGTGGAGGACGGCAAAACCAGTCCTGATGAAGTAAGGCGTTCGCTGGCCCTGCTTGAACAAACCAATTTAGTCGGGACTGTTTTGAACAAGGCCAGGGGCGCAGCTCTTCCGCATTATCAACGTGCAGTATCGAGCTAG
- a CDS encoding GumC family protein: MEEEQNGKTISEYLEVLVRRKSLLLISFLTIGFLSFVLAMKLPPVYRSSATILIEDQQIPRSMVETTITDFADKRIELIRQRVMTRDRILSIIQKYNVYLDERNKLVPSELVKRFQEDAEIKMISADVLDPNRGVGKATIAFTISFSDRDPVLAQSVANELVSLFLDENTRVRAQRAAKTTDFLSAEAEKLRKEMDGFETRIMDYKAKHGKSLPEMLQINLSAMDRAIEALRQTDSDIRIAKDRIIYLTDSLRQAEDEVPAAQAGKPLNKDEQLRLLKSEFIRLSARYTPTHPDVLRVKRQIQSLDSSFNGEVDEAGARKELAEAENGLVELKKKYSETHPDVLKQEKRVAKLSEALSGIAATAANSEDDTHQGNTLYISLSGQLRATEHELEHLMELKDKYQQTIQELQENIDETPLVEKEYQDLMRMRQTSLNKYAELEAKYRGAKLAQTLEEEQKGETFTLIEPPIAPDKPEKPDRKKIIILGFGLGIGLGLGLTVLLELMHETIRGTKALERVTGMPPIVVIPYIETPQDRLAQKQRLKLIWIISAATFLLLIALAHFFVMPLELVWSITLMKLGRL, translated from the coding sequence ATGGAAGAAGAACAGAACGGTAAGACCATTAGCGAGTACCTTGAAGTGCTCGTCAGGCGTAAGAGTCTACTGCTGATTTCATTTTTAACAATCGGCTTTTTAAGTTTCGTGCTGGCCATGAAATTGCCGCCGGTCTATCGGTCATCCGCCACCATCCTGATCGAGGACCAGCAGATACCGCGTAGCATGGTTGAGACAACGATTACCGATTTCGCCGATAAGCGTATAGAGCTGATCAGACAGCGGGTTATGACGCGCGACCGCATCTTGTCCATCATCCAGAAATACAACGTATATCTCGATGAACGAAATAAACTGGTACCCAGCGAATTGGTAAAGCGCTTCCAGGAAGATGCTGAAATCAAAATGATATCGGCCGATGTGTTGGACCCGAATCGTGGCGTCGGTAAGGCGACTATCGCCTTCACCATCTCATTTAGTGACCGGGATCCGGTTTTGGCGCAGTCTGTTGCCAACGAACTAGTCAGCTTGTTTTTAGATGAAAACACGCGGGTGCGCGCTCAGAGAGCTGCAAAAACCACTGACTTTCTGAGTGCCGAAGCCGAAAAACTCAGAAAAGAGATGGATGGCTTTGAAACCCGAATCATGGACTACAAGGCGAAGCATGGAAAGAGCTTGCCGGAAATGCTGCAAATCAACCTCTCGGCTATGGATAGGGCCATAGAAGCCTTAAGACAAACCGACAGCGATATCAGAATTGCCAAGGACCGCATCATTTATTTAACAGATTCGCTACGCCAGGCCGAAGACGAGGTCCCTGCTGCTCAAGCAGGCAAGCCTCTTAACAAGGACGAACAGCTGCGTCTGTTGAAATCGGAATTCATCCGTCTCAGCGCGCGTTATACGCCCACCCATCCGGATGTGCTACGGGTAAAACGGCAAATCCAAAGTCTGGATTCAAGCTTTAACGGCGAAGTCGACGAAGCGGGGGCCCGTAAAGAACTAGCCGAGGCTGAAAATGGGCTTGTCGAGCTGAAAAAGAAGTATTCCGAAACGCATCCCGATGTGCTCAAGCAAGAAAAACGGGTCGCCAAACTGAGCGAAGCACTAAGTGGGATAGCCGCCACGGCAGCTAACTCGGAAGATGATACGCATCAGGGCAATACCTTGTATATCTCCTTATCCGGCCAACTCCGGGCCACTGAACATGAGCTGGAACATTTAATGGAGCTAAAGGATAAGTACCAACAAACCATTCAGGAGCTCCAAGAAAATATAGATGAAACACCGTTAGTGGAAAAGGAATACCAGGATCTTATGCGAATGCGCCAAACCAGCCTAAATAAATACGCTGAGCTAGAGGCCAAATATAGGGGGGCCAAACTGGCGCAGACCTTGGAGGAAGAACAAAAAGGCGAAACCTTTACCCTGATTGAACCGCCGATAGCACCGGATAAGCCCGAAAAACCCGACCGTAAAAAAATCATCATACTGGGGTTCGGTCTGGGGATAGGTTTAGGCTTGGGGCTTACCGTGTTATTGGAACTGATGCATGAAACTATCCGTGGCACCAAGGCTTTGGAGCGCGTTACCGGTATGCCGCCCATTGTCGTAATTCCTTATATAGAAACGCCGCAAGACCGGTTGGCGCAAAAACAACGTTTAAAGCTGATTTGGATAATTTCGGCGGCTACATTCCTTTTGCTGATCGCATTGGCGCACTTTTTTGTGATGCCACTGGAACTGGTGTGGTCAATAACGCTAATGAAATTGGGGCGGCTATGA
- a CDS encoding WecB/TagA/CpsF family glycosyltransferase, with protein MSSPARGQEFQDQLIQSIDGIGSAEKGISHTVDSLYLFGLRFTQASIHEAVDQITKAARVRRCGFVVTPNVNMLTLLPFEPDLREISNRALFQFVDGWPIVWASKRLHKRGLPERVAGSDLFPLICRRAAQQGLSMALMGAAEGVAEEAARRLTASYPKLNIVGTYCPPMEAQFSEQSNDKMVAFCNQTRPDILVLGMGIPKQERWIAANIDNLDIGVALCFGGVIDFAAGKIQRSPPWVVRVGMEWLWRLFMSPRQYWKRTLLRFPLFFPMFFKELLTRRA; from the coding sequence ATGAGTTCTCCAGCAAGAGGCCAGGAATTTCAAGATCAGTTAATACAAAGCATCGATGGCATAGGTAGTGCGGAAAAGGGTATTTCACACACCGTCGACTCCCTTTATCTGTTCGGATTGCGCTTTACCCAAGCAAGTATTCATGAAGCGGTCGATCAAATAACGAAGGCCGCGCGAGTCCGGCGCTGCGGTTTTGTGGTGACGCCAAACGTCAATATGCTGACTTTGTTGCCTTTCGAACCCGATCTGCGCGAGATCAGTAATAGGGCCTTGTTTCAGTTTGTCGATGGCTGGCCCATCGTTTGGGCCAGTAAAAGATTGCATAAGCGAGGCTTACCTGAGCGCGTCGCGGGTTCTGACTTGTTTCCGCTAATTTGCCGGCGTGCGGCCCAACAAGGGTTGAGCATGGCCCTGATGGGAGCGGCGGAGGGTGTGGCGGAGGAAGCTGCGCGCCGGCTGACAGCGAGTTATCCGAAGCTGAACATAGTAGGTACATATTGTCCGCCGATGGAAGCGCAATTCTCGGAACAGAGTAACGACAAAATGGTGGCTTTTTGTAATCAAACTCGACCCGATATTCTGGTGTTGGGAATGGGGATTCCGAAACAGGAACGTTGGATAGCCGCCAATATCGACAATCTGGATATCGGTGTTGCACTGTGCTTTGGCGGCGTCATCGACTTTGCCGCCGGAAAAATCCAACGTTCGCCGCCATGGGTGGTTCGCGTCGGTATGGAATGGCTTTGGCGACTGTTTATGAGTCCGCGTCAGTATTGGAAAAGAACACTACTTAGGTTTCCGCTGTTTTTCCCGATGTTTTTTAAAGAACTGCTTACCCGAAGAGCGTGA
- a CDS encoding VOC family protein: protein MFERESLADDARVPPVGSGFPGFSISHNVGSESEVDSILREADRAGGQRLRPGEKAPWGGFRGYFTDPDGFLGEVCYNACFPLNEQRFVQLPK, encoded by the coding sequence TTGTTTGAGCGCGAGTCACTGGCCGATGACGCCAGAGTCCCACCCGTTGGATCAGGGTTTCCTGGCTTTTCCATTTCACATAACGTTGGCTCCGAAAGCGAGGTTGATTCAATCTTACGAGAAGCCGATAGAGCCGGAGGACAGCGGCTGCGTCCCGGCGAGAAAGCGCCGTGGGGTGGTTTTAGAGGCTACTTTACCGACCCCGACGGTTTCCTCGGGGAAGTCTGTTACAACGCCTGCTTTCCATTGAATGAGCAGAGGTTCGTGCAGCTGCCTAAATAA
- a CDS encoding PA14 domain-containing protein, translated as MNHLQSLRLGIGILAIAASSAGYACDAPVGSFCVDFFKGAHLAGKPLATRKAPFIKYNWANRSPARHIPYDNFSARWRGWFEFKDGPYELRALADEGVRIMLDGQSVLDHWDGSAGAEDRVQVSPGAGTHLVEVEYYEATGNALLQVSWKSVKAENVMAGQTQRPKNKAIINPKYAINQPKPAFFGAGKIHRGNKAPLGINLSPFNYWSSSVPFKDLLMQNGEVGVYQRGTKDQCKHAIKFDVEGYPTSLPKSCVFRIWSVFHIPDEELGPKDIHPYPSGRYVLTYQGQGDIRLGWDATTSVKKAEGRIEFDIIQPYRGIQIEVSDIDPNNPVKDMHLVHITDEATYQQQPFNEKWLSLLEPFSVIRFKDWGRMDELVDIYHDLVMVDSATDLRLPSASGENTAFRYPMVAKVNIGGKISRVFVERYDASTRTLHLKTPIDSVSAGAQVELTIYDFVNVTWEQRARPSTLTQASSKGLAFETMIQLANLLEADPWISVPTAADDDFVVNLATTIKNRLKPGLKCYVEYSNETWNFIYPGYAYSEAKTRQLELQGALIPADAWHAYRATEIFKIFNRVFGEADLPEARQNSRLVRVLTAQTAYFKRAKSVMDWKMPGNAQPTDGLPAYKFADAWASTAYFGFKDDKDGTLLERSSFDELIDLQLDDINSMFGTKSEPGILRQLFQEANARGMQFITYEAGAGIVAPAHRKDLIIKAGRLNQDQGMHVVYNAMFQKWSELYQEYGADSIGVWTQYYDVGRYGKSGYWGLLQSTYQDPVKVPKYQAVLDYVSGQE; from the coding sequence ATGAACCATCTGCAATCGTTACGTTTGGGTATCGGCATACTGGCAATTGCCGCGAGTTCAGCCGGGTATGCTTGCGACGCGCCGGTCGGCAGCTTTTGCGTGGATTTTTTCAAGGGCGCGCATCTCGCCGGTAAACCGTTAGCCACCAGAAAAGCGCCTTTCATTAAATACAATTGGGCAAATCGCAGCCCGGCGCGCCATATACCTTACGATAATTTTTCCGCCCGCTGGCGAGGCTGGTTTGAGTTTAAAGACGGCCCCTACGAGCTTCGTGCCTTAGCCGATGAGGGTGTGCGCATCATGCTGGATGGACAGTCCGTTCTGGACCATTGGGACGGTAGTGCCGGAGCGGAAGATCGCGTCCAGGTTTCTCCCGGGGCGGGAACTCATTTGGTTGAGGTTGAATATTATGAAGCGACCGGCAACGCGCTACTGCAAGTGTCTTGGAAATCGGTAAAAGCTGAAAACGTCATGGCAGGCCAAACGCAACGGCCAAAAAACAAAGCAATAATTAACCCTAAATACGCAATCAACCAACCCAAGCCGGCATTTTTCGGGGCGGGTAAGATTCATCGGGGCAACAAGGCGCCATTGGGCATCAACTTATCGCCATTTAACTATTGGAGTTCGTCCGTACCATTCAAGGATTTGCTGATGCAAAACGGAGAAGTGGGCGTTTATCAGCGAGGCACAAAGGATCAATGTAAACATGCGATCAAGTTTGATGTCGAAGGTTATCCCACCAGCCTGCCGAAAAGCTGCGTGTTTCGGATTTGGAGCGTTTTTCACATTCCGGACGAGGAGCTAGGGCCGAAAGATATACATCCTTACCCGTCCGGGCGTTATGTATTGACTTATCAGGGGCAAGGCGACATCCGATTGGGTTGGGATGCCACAACTTCTGTCAAGAAAGCCGAAGGGCGTATCGAGTTCGACATTATCCAGCCGTATAGGGGGATTCAAATTGAAGTCAGTGATATTGACCCGAACAATCCGGTTAAGGATATGCACCTGGTTCATATTACGGATGAAGCGACCTACCAACAGCAGCCTTTCAATGAAAAATGGTTAAGTCTGTTAGAGCCATTTAGCGTAATCCGGTTCAAGGATTGGGGGCGCATGGATGAACTAGTGGATATCTATCATGATTTGGTAATGGTTGATTCTGCGACGGATTTACGCTTGCCCTCGGCGTCTGGCGAAAATACCGCGTTCAGGTATCCAATGGTCGCGAAAGTGAATATTGGCGGCAAAATCTCTCGAGTATTTGTGGAGCGGTACGATGCATCGACGCGAACACTTCATTTAAAAACGCCAATCGATTCGGTCAGTGCGGGCGCTCAAGTTGAATTAACAATTTACGATTTTGTGAATGTAACCTGGGAACAGCGTGCCAGGCCGTCAACCCTGACTCAGGCGTCCAGCAAAGGCCTTGCTTTTGAAACCATGATTCAACTTGCCAACTTGTTGGAAGCGGATCCATGGATCAGTGTTCCAACGGCTGCCGATGATGATTTTGTAGTTAATCTGGCTACGACCATCAAAAACCGATTAAAGCCCGGCTTGAAGTGTTACGTCGAGTATTCCAACGAAACCTGGAATTTTATCTATCCGGGGTATGCGTATTCGGAAGCCAAAACCCGGCAATTGGAATTGCAGGGCGCTTTAATTCCGGCCGACGCATGGCACGCTTACCGTGCTACCGAGATCTTCAAGATTTTTAATCGGGTTTTCGGCGAAGCCGATTTACCCGAAGCCAGACAGAACAGTCGCTTGGTACGGGTATTAACAGCGCAAACGGCTTATTTCAAGCGCGCTAAATCGGTTATGGATTGGAAAATGCCAGGCAACGCTCAGCCTACCGACGGGCTGCCAGCCTATAAATTCGCGGATGCCTGGGCAAGTACGGCGTATTTTGGATTCAAGGACGATAAAGACGGTACGTTGCTGGAACGCTCATCTTTTGACGAATTAATTGATTTGCAACTCGACGACATTAACTCGATGTTTGGCACTAAGTCCGAACCGGGAATACTTCGCCAGTTGTTCCAAGAGGCTAACGCTCGTGGGATGCAATTCATTACCTATGAAGCGGGGGCAGGTATCGTTGCCCCGGCACATCGAAAAGATTTGATCATTAAAGCCGGCCGACTCAATCAAGACCAGGGAATGCATGTGGTCTATAACGCAATGTTTCAGAAATGGTCGGAGCTGTATCAAGAATATGGCGCAGACTCGATCGGGGTATGGACACAATATTACGATGTTGGCCGCTACGGTAAATCCGGGTATTGGGGGTTGCTGCAATCGACTTACCAAGATCCGGTCAAAGTTCCAAAATACCAGGCCGTTTTGGATTATGTGTCCGGGCAAGAGTAG